The Rhodothermia bacterium genome segment GCGGCAAAGGGTTGTACCGTACAATAGGTTGTGGCGGTTGAAAGGTTGTGGTATCCGGCACCTCCGCGCGTAAAATACGGAATGGAGGTAAGCCAAAAGGCTCGGTGGGGTCTATCCTACGGTTACGGTTGCGGTCTTGTGTGGCCATGATAAAAAACGGTGCTTCGGGTAAATACCGAAAGTTGAAACGTCCATTTGCATCGGTTTGGGTGTGGTAATCGGGGTCGCGGGAAAAATCGGGGCCTCCGGTCCCTTCCCAAGCAAATACATCGGTCAAGGGGATTAGATTTCCTTGTTTTGGCTCCTGAACCAAGCCGCTCAACTCGGCCTTATTTAGTTTATCGCCCGTAGCAAAAGCCAATACGATGGGTTCTTTGAGCTGAACTCCGTTCCAGTCCCGCAAATCTGTTCCGAGCTGGAGGACATACGTTGTCCCCGCTCGGAGCGGTTCGGGGAAAATAATTTCTGCTTCTCTTCCTTGCCAACGTACCCGCAAAGGCTGCCGAAAAGAGGGTGTAATGGAAAGGGCTTTGGTGAAATTTGAAAGATCTAAGTAATTGCTAAACAGTAGCTTAATACTCTTTGTTTGGACATTAACGGCTTGGTTTGCGGGTTGAGATGAAAGGAGTTTGGGCGGCAAATTCTGGGGTTTACCGCCCGTAGGTGCAATGGGCGTGGCGCATCCAGCCAAGCCCAGAACAAGACCCCAAAAAAGGCCAAGTACACCCCTTGTGCAAAAAATGCTCATTCCAAAATAGCGCATCATTAAAATCGGGCACGGATCAAAGAAGCCGTATTGCCCGGACGTAGCGTCAAGACAAATATATTTTCATAGTCGGCATCATCAATATCTTTCATTTTTGTTCCTACCCAAGTGTTGATAATCTGTGGAATAGTGTTTGAGTGTTGCGCAACGGCTACTGTCTTTCCACAATAATGCGCTTGTATATGACGCCTCAATGCCTCTGCAAACGTATTCCAGTTGCTCGACTGTACCTCCATGACTTGCACCGGAAGGTTGCGCTTCGTACTTAGATCAAGCAAGGTCGCCTGTGTTCGCTTGAACTGTGTGGCATAGAGACCTGCTACATCGGCATTGTCCAGATAGGTGGCCAAACGGGTTGCACGCACTTTCCCTGCCTCGGTTAATTCTGGATCGTTACCTTGGTCTAAGGCTTTTTCGGCATGACGCACCAAGACCACCGTTGTTGGCAAGCTACATTCTTGGGCCTTCACGCAAGCCAAACTGCCCACGCTTATGAACATCAGAAGTATTAAAAAACGCTTCATACGGATTCTGGATAAAGGAAGAAAGCCTTAATGTACGGACAAAATCCAAAACATCCACTACCATCAAGCGGCTTTAAGTTCAGGCGATTTCCGAAGTTTGTCTATCGTTAGCAAGGTCACCGCCCCCACCATCAAAACCGCTGAGACCAGCATATAGATCGTAAAAGGTTCTCCGGCAACCAACCAACCTAAGCAAACCGCCACAATAGGATTTACAAAGGTGTGTGTAGCCACTTTCACAGGGTTGACATTTCGGATTAACCAAGCGTAGGACGTAAAACCAATCACGGAGCCAAATACCACCAGATAGACCAGCCATCCCCAAGCACCTACCGAAACCGAAGTTGGTGTAAACCGCAACCAATCACCCGTAAACAAAGCGATCACGTATTGGGCAATGCCACCCACCAACATCTCAATCCCCGTCATCATAAAAGGATTGCTGGGCATATTTGCATCAGTAGAATACACAGCGCCAAAATTCCAAAACAAACTCGCCACAAGCATCACAACAATATCTATCGGACGAACTTGCGGCATATGGTAGAGGGAGTCCGGCCCGATCAGGACAACCATCCCGACCATCCCGATGGCCAAGCCCGCCCAAGTTTGCACGGTAGGTCGTCCTGTTCGCTTCCAGTACCACTGGATCAGCACCAGCCACATGGGGCCAGTTGTCACGACCAAAGAAGCCATCCCAGACGGAACCCGCTGCATACTCCATGAAAGAAGACCATTCCCACCCGCCAGTAATAACGTCCCAACAATAGCGGCATTCCACACCTGACGTGTCGTCGGACGGGGTAAACCTTTGGCAAATGCCCAAAGGAGCAACAAAAGACCGCTTAGAAAATAGCGACTACCCGATAAAACAAAAGGTGGAATTTCCATTACGGCCACATGAACCGCCAAAAAAGTGGATCCCCAAATAAAGTAAATGGCAAAGAATGCTGCTAAGATCAAGTACTTACGAGAAGTCATATGATAACAATAAGGAAGGAAATGGTCATTTAACGTGCAATACTTTATAGCACTAAGGTTTATTTTACACAGAATCAAATGCAAGGCTAAGGTGGGTATCCACCGAGCAGCCAGCAGGGTACAATGTTAAACGTGCAAGATAGATAAGGGATAAAGGTAGATGGCCTGTTCTCGGCTAAATTTCATCTGTCAAACAACCACCGTCCGATGGCCACATGATTGGAAAGACAAGCATTTTCCTCAATGGGTATAAGATGGATGCGATTTGCTTTATGGGAAGCAGCGACTTTGACCCAATCCGCCATCAAAGTAGCATAACAATGTGTTTTGGTTGTTGGATGTTCTCCAAGACCGATGGTGTTTCGCCAAAGTCGCGCTTCAAGAATTGGTTTAGAACTTGATCGGGATTTCCACTTTGGTCATGTCCCAGCCAATAATCATTTTGCTTTCACCATTGGTGGGTTCTGTAAAGATAATGGCCAATGACTCTTGCTCATTCTCCAATTTCCCGACAGGTACATCAAAACGCACTACGTCTTTTTCTTGTTTATAGGTATAAGCACCCCATACATCAAGGTCTGTATTTAGGATTATCGTCCACTTGTCCTCGAACGGAATGGCGTAAACCGAGTAAGTCCCCGCTTTTACGGCTTTTCCGCCGATGGTTACGTCTTTGTAAAAACGGATTTCGGTGGCCTCATTTGCACCAACACGCCAAACTTTGCCGTAGGCTTCTAATTTACCAAAGACCTCACGACCTTTTTTTTGGGGGCGCGAGTAAATGATTTTGGCCACAGGTGGCGTGTTGCGGTTTTCCCTCAAATAGGCAATATCAGCCGGACTGTTGTCCAA includes the following:
- a CDS encoding histidine phosphatase family protein, which produces MKRFLILLMFISVGSLACVKAQECSLPTTVVLVRHAEKALDQGNDPELTEAGKVRATRLATYLDNADVAGLYATQFKRTQATLLDLSTKRNLPVQVMEVQSSNWNTFAEALRRHIQAHYCGKTVAVAQHSNTIPQIINTWVGTKMKDIDDADYENIFVLTLRPGNTASLIRARF
- a CDS encoding EamA family transporter, encoding MTSRKYLILAAFFAIYFIWGSTFLAVHVAVMEIPPFVLSGSRYFLSGLLLLLWAFAKGLPRPTTRQVWNAAIVGTLLLAGGNGLLSWSMQRVPSGMASLVVTTGPMWLVLIQWYWKRTGRPTVQTWAGLAIGMVGMVVLIGPDSLYHMPQVRPIDIVVMLVASLFWNFGAVYSTDANMPSNPFMMTGIEMLVGGIAQYVIALFTGDWLRFTPTSVSVGAWGWLVYLVVFGSVIGFTSYAWLIRNVNPVKVATHTFVNPIVAVCLGWLVAGEPFTIYMLVSAVLMVGAVTLLTIDKLRKSPELKAA
- a CDS encoding DUF2911 domain-containing protein, coding for MKNLTRIAFFVILSACFLTPAQAQTFPKLDNSPADIAYLRENRNTPPVAKIIYSRPQKKGREVFGKLEAYGKVWRVGANEATEIRFYKDVTIGGKAVKAGTYSVYAIPFEDKWTIILNTDLDVWGAYTYKQEKDVVRFDVPVGKLENEQESLAIIFTEPTNGESKMIIGWDMTKVEIPIKF